From one Comamonas piscis genomic stretch:
- a CDS encoding enoyl-CoA hydratase codes for MTDSNLLVQTRDARGVVTLCMNDAARFNALGDEMLAALRAALAAIAQDASVRVVVLAAEGRAFCAGHNLKDMAAHPDRAWYQDLFNRCSQVMMAIQKLPVPVIARVQGMATAAGCQLVAQCDLAVASSDASFATSGIQYGLFCATPSVPLVRNMPIKQAMEMLLTGEFISAEQALAQGLVNRVAVPEQLDAELEQLVAAIVSKPAAAVRMGKALVYQQRELGIEAAYQVASQCMASNMMDGNAQEGAQAFAQKRKPVWS; via the coding sequence ATGACCGACAGCAACTTGCTTGTGCAGACCCGTGACGCGCGCGGCGTGGTGACCTTGTGCATGAACGATGCGGCGCGCTTCAATGCGCTGGGTGACGAGATGCTGGCCGCCTTGCGTGCAGCCTTGGCCGCCATTGCGCAGGATGCCTCCGTGCGCGTGGTGGTGCTGGCCGCCGAAGGCCGGGCCTTTTGTGCGGGCCATAACCTCAAGGACATGGCGGCCCACCCGGATCGTGCGTGGTACCAGGACCTGTTTAATCGCTGCAGCCAGGTGATGATGGCGATCCAGAAACTGCCGGTGCCCGTCATTGCGCGGGTGCAGGGTATGGCCACTGCGGCCGGCTGCCAATTGGTGGCGCAATGTGACCTGGCCGTTGCCAGCAGCGACGCCAGCTTTGCCACCAGCGGAATCCAATACGGCCTGTTCTGTGCCACGCCCAGCGTGCCCCTGGTGCGCAATATGCCCATCAAACAAGCGATGGAAATGCTGTTGACGGGTGAGTTCATCAGCGCCGAGCAGGCGCTGGCCCAGGGCCTCGTCAACCGCGTGGCTGTGCCCGAGCAGCTGGATGCGGAGCTGGAACAGCTCGTCGCTGCCATCGTCAGCAAACCCGCCGCTGCCGTGCGCATGGGCAAAGCCCTTGTCTACCAGCAGCGGGAGCTGGGCATCGAAGCGGCCTACCAGGTGGCCAGCCAGTGCATGGCCTCCAACATGATGGACGGCAATGCGCAAGAAGGGGCTCAGGCCTTTGCGCAGAAGCGCAAGCCGGTTTGGTCTTAG
- a CDS encoding mechanosensitive ion channel family protein, which produces MDIFDRLRVDFEQSSTWQELAVLVICIGLAWLLTRSFYHHRDVGKPSVWFGKTAWGGALFPLLALLFTAAARMLVEHYQPVFLLRLAVQILLSLAVIRMVARVLAKTFPNSTLVRLIERIFSWLAWGVAVLGILGVLPQVMAQLDSVQFAFGKTSISVLELFQGAISVGMVMLVVLWISTTFEQRVIDDMVKDLSMRKMAVNLTRMLLITIGLLVALSLVGVDLTALSVLGGAFGVGLGFGMQKIASNYVSGFLVLIERALRIGDNVRVDGFEGRITDIRTRYTVIRASNGRESIVPNETLITQRVENLTDADQKFNLATQIVVGADSDVAQVREVLKNAALAQDRVLAKPEPSVFLVNFAPDGLEFSLSFYINDPMNGQANVKSAVNIAVLEGLRAAKIDIPFPQRVLHIPNNGGGAIPASQG; this is translated from the coding sequence ATGGATATCTTTGATCGTTTGAGAGTGGACTTTGAGCAGTCCAGCACCTGGCAGGAGCTGGCGGTTCTGGTGATTTGCATTGGCCTGGCCTGGTTGCTGACGCGCAGTTTTTACCACCATCGCGATGTTGGCAAGCCATCGGTCTGGTTTGGCAAGACGGCCTGGGGCGGGGCGCTGTTCCCACTGCTGGCGCTGCTGTTCACCGCTGCGGCCCGCATGCTGGTAGAGCACTACCAGCCGGTATTTTTGCTGCGGCTGGCGGTGCAGATTCTGCTGTCGCTGGCGGTGATCCGCATGGTGGCCCGGGTGTTGGCCAAGACCTTTCCCAACTCCACCTTGGTGCGGCTGATTGAACGGATCTTCTCCTGGCTGGCCTGGGGCGTGGCAGTTCTCGGCATCCTGGGTGTTTTGCCGCAGGTGATGGCCCAGCTCGACAGCGTGCAGTTCGCGTTTGGCAAGACGTCGATATCGGTGCTGGAGCTGTTCCAGGGCGCGATATCGGTGGGCATGGTGATGTTGGTGGTGCTGTGGATTTCGACCACCTTTGAGCAGCGCGTGATAGACGACATGGTCAAGGACCTGTCCATGCGCAAGATGGCGGTCAACCTGACGCGCATGCTGCTGATCACCATTGGCTTGCTCGTGGCGCTGTCCTTGGTCGGGGTTGATCTGACGGCTTTGTCCGTGCTGGGTGGTGCCTTTGGTGTCGGCCTGGGTTTTGGCATGCAGAAGATCGCCTCCAACTATGTCAGCGGCTTTTTGGTGCTGATCGAGCGGGCCTTGCGCATTGGCGACAATGTGCGCGTCGATGGCTTTGAAGGCCGAATCACCGACATCCGCACCCGCTACACCGTGATTCGCGCCTCCAACGGACGCGAGTCGATTGTCCCCAATGAGACCTTGATCACCCAGCGGGTCGAGAACCTCACCGATGCGGACCAGAAGTTCAATCTGGCGACCCAGATCGTGGTGGGCGCGGACAGCGATGTGGCGCAGGTGCGCGAGGTGCTGAAGAACGCCGCGCTGGCGCAGGACCGCGTGCTGGCTAAGCCGGAGCCCTCGGTTTTCCTGGTGAATTTTGCGCCCGACGGGCTGGAGTTCAGCCTGAGCTTCTACATCAACGACCCGATGAACGGCCAGGCCAATGTGAAGTCGGCGGTCAATATCGCGGTGCTGGAAGGGCTGCGCGCTGCCAAGATCGACATTCCGTTCCCGCAACGTGTTTTGCATATCCCGAACAATGGCGGTGGTGCAATACCTGCCAGCCAGGGCTGA
- a CDS encoding electron transfer flavoprotein subunit beta/FixA family protein, giving the protein MKVLVPVKRVVDYNVKVRVKSDGSGVDIANVKMSMNPFDEIAVEEAVRLKEKGVVTEIIAVSCGVTQCQETLRTAMAIGADRAILVETAEELQPLAVAKLLKALVDKEQPGLVICGKQAIDDDANQTGQMLAALGDLPQATFASKVEVAGDKVNVTREVDGGLETLSLTMPAVITTDLRLNEPRYVTLPNIMKAKKKQLDTLKPEDLGVDVSPRLKTLKVEEPAKRGAGVKVPDVATLIDKLKNEAKVI; this is encoded by the coding sequence ATGAAAGTACTGGTACCCGTCAAACGCGTGGTGGACTACAACGTCAAGGTGCGCGTCAAGAGCGATGGCTCGGGTGTGGACATTGCGAACGTGAAGATGTCGATGAACCCCTTTGATGAAATCGCGGTGGAAGAGGCCGTGCGATTGAAGGAAAAGGGCGTTGTGACCGAGATCATCGCCGTGAGCTGCGGTGTGACCCAGTGCCAGGAAACCCTGCGCACCGCGATGGCCATTGGTGCCGACCGCGCCATCCTCGTCGAAACCGCTGAAGAGCTGCAGCCACTGGCTGTTGCCAAGCTCCTGAAGGCCCTGGTCGACAAAGAGCAGCCAGGCCTCGTGATCTGCGGCAAGCAAGCCATTGACGACGACGCCAACCAGACCGGCCAGATGCTGGCCGCGCTGGGCGACTTGCCCCAAGCCACCTTCGCCTCCAAGGTCGAAGTCGCTGGCGACAAGGTCAATGTGACGCGCGAAGTGGACGGAGGCTTGGAGACCCTGTCTCTGACCATGCCCGCCGTCATCACCACCGACCTGCGCCTCAACGAGCCCCGCTACGTCACCTTGCCCAACATCATGAAGGCCAAGAAAAAGCAGCTCGACACGTTAAAGCCAGAAGACCTGGGTGTGGATGTGAGCCCGCGCCTGAAGACCTTGAAGGTGGAAGAACCCGCCAAGCGCGGCGCAGGCGTCAAGGTGCCCGATGTGGCCACCTTGATCGACAAGCTCAAGAACGAAGCCAAAGTCATCTAA
- a CDS encoding electron transfer flavoprotein subunit alpha/FixB family protein, whose protein sequence is MTALVIAEHDNQSIKTATLNTVTAALACGGDVHVLVAGVGAAAAAQAAAQIAGVAKVILAEGPSLKDGLAENLAAQVLAIASNYSHILAPATASGKNVAPRVAAKLDVAQISDITKVVSADTFERPIYAGNAIATVQSIDATKVITVRGTGFDAAATTGGSATVENAAAVADSGKSSFVGREVTKNDRPELTAAKIIVSGGRALGSAEKFNEVMTPLADKLGAAIGASRAAVDAGYAPNDLQVGQTGKIVAPQLYVAAGISGAIQHLAGMKDSKVIVAINKDEEAPIFSVADYGLVADLFDAVPEMASKL, encoded by the coding sequence ATGACCGCTCTCGTTATTGCAGAACACGACAACCAATCCATCAAGACCGCCACGCTCAACACCGTCACCGCCGCCCTGGCTTGCGGTGGTGATGTGCATGTGCTGGTAGCAGGCGTTGGCGCAGCAGCCGCAGCCCAAGCCGCAGCCCAGATCGCTGGCGTTGCCAAAGTCATCCTGGCAGAAGGCCCCTCGCTCAAAGATGGCCTGGCTGAGAACCTGGCCGCGCAAGTGCTGGCCATTGCCAGCAACTACAGCCACATCCTGGCGCCCGCAACGGCATCGGGCAAGAACGTCGCCCCGCGCGTCGCCGCCAAGCTCGATGTTGCGCAAATCAGCGACATCACCAAGGTGGTGAGCGCCGACACCTTCGAGCGCCCCATCTACGCGGGCAACGCCATTGCCACCGTGCAATCGATCGATGCCACCAAGGTCATCACCGTGCGCGGCACCGGCTTTGATGCAGCAGCGACGACGGGTGGCTCCGCCACCGTCGAAAACGCAGCAGCGGTTGCAGACAGCGGCAAAAGCAGCTTTGTGGGCCGCGAAGTGACCAAGAACGACCGCCCGGAACTCACCGCCGCCAAGATCATCGTCTCCGGTGGCCGGGCACTGGGCAGCGCCGAGAAGTTCAACGAAGTCATGACCCCGCTGGCAGACAAGCTGGGCGCTGCCATTGGCGCCAGCCGCGCAGCCGTGGACGCGGGCTACGCACCCAACGACCTGCAAGTGGGCCAGACCGGCAAGATCGTCGCGCCCCAGCTGTATGTGGCAGCAGGTATCTCCGGCGCCATCCAGCATTTGGCGGGCATGAAGGACTCCAAGGTGATCGTGGCGATCAACAAGGACGAAGAAGCCCCCATCTTCAGCGTGGCCGACTACGGCCTGGTGGCGGATCTGTTTGACGCCGTGCCTGAGATGGCCAGCAAGCTGTAA
- a CDS encoding acyl-CoA dehydrogenase, protein MSYKAPVNDMLFAMEHLARIDQVAQLPGFEEAGLDTAQAVLEECARFNEEMVAPLNVPGDLQPSTWKDGEVRTTAGFKDAFAQYVQGGWQGLQHPVDAGGQGLPKTIGAACVEMLNSANMSFALCPLLTDGAIEALLTAGSDTLKATYLDKLVSGQWTGTMNLTEPQAGSDLALVRTRAETQGDGSYQVFGTKIFITYGEHDMAENIVHLVLARVAGAPEGVKGISLFVVPKFLVNADGTLGARNDVHCVSIEHKLGIKASPTCVLQFGDHGGATGFLVGEENRGLEYMFIMMNAARYAVGLQGVAIAERAYQQAAAFAKERVQSRPVDGSVAGSATIIHHPDVRRMLMTMRAYTQGCRAMALTAAAAFDAAHAHPDAQVRQDNQAFYEFMVPLIKGYSTEMSQEVTSLGVQVHGGMGFIEETGAAQHYRDSKILTIYEGTTAIQANDLVGRKTARDGGQAARGIASQIELTEQALKASGSDAAQAFAQRLQAAREDFLAVVAFVAASSKTAPNEVFAGSVPYLMLAGNLVAGWQMGRALLAAEQLLAQGAGDRAFLEAKVTTAHFYATHILVKTSALREEILHGASTVMALPQDSF, encoded by the coding sequence ATGAGCTACAAAGCACCCGTCAACGACATGCTGTTTGCGATGGAACACCTGGCCCGCATTGACCAGGTAGCGCAACTGCCCGGGTTTGAAGAAGCGGGGCTGGATACGGCACAAGCCGTGCTGGAAGAGTGCGCGCGCTTCAACGAAGAGATGGTGGCACCGCTGAATGTGCCAGGTGATCTGCAGCCTTCCACCTGGAAGGACGGCGAGGTCCGCACCACGGCCGGATTCAAAGATGCGTTTGCGCAGTATGTGCAGGGCGGCTGGCAGGGCTTGCAGCACCCGGTGGATGCCGGTGGCCAAGGCCTGCCCAAGACGATTGGTGCGGCTTGCGTGGAGATGCTCAACAGCGCCAACATGAGCTTTGCGCTCTGCCCCTTGCTGACCGATGGCGCCATCGAGGCCTTGCTGACGGCCGGCAGCGATACGCTCAAGGCCACCTATTTGGACAAGCTGGTGTCCGGCCAATGGACCGGCACGATGAACCTGACCGAGCCCCAGGCAGGCTCCGACCTGGCGCTGGTGCGCACGCGTGCTGAGACGCAGGGCGATGGCAGCTACCAAGTCTTTGGCACCAAGATATTTATCACCTACGGTGAGCACGACATGGCCGAGAACATCGTGCACCTGGTGCTGGCCCGGGTGGCGGGCGCGCCCGAGGGCGTCAAGGGCATCAGCCTGTTTGTGGTGCCCAAGTTCCTGGTCAATGCCGATGGCACGCTGGGTGCGCGCAACGATGTGCATTGCGTCAGCATCGAGCACAAGCTGGGCATCAAGGCCTCTCCCACCTGCGTGCTGCAGTTTGGCGACCACGGTGGCGCGACAGGCTTTTTGGTGGGCGAAGAGAACCGGGGCCTGGAGTACATGTTCATCATGATGAACGCCGCCCGCTATGCCGTGGGCCTGCAAGGCGTGGCGATTGCCGAGCGCGCCTACCAGCAGGCGGCGGCCTTTGCCAAGGAGCGGGTGCAAAGCCGCCCGGTCGATGGCAGCGTGGCCGGCAGCGCCACCATCATCCACCACCCCGATGTGCGCCGCATGCTGATGACCATGCGTGCCTACACCCAAGGCTGCCGCGCAATGGCCTTGACGGCGGCGGCCGCCTTTGATGCCGCCCATGCCCATCCGGATGCGCAGGTGCGCCAGGATAACCAGGCCTTCTACGAATTCATGGTGCCGCTCATCAAGGGCTACAGCACCGAGATGAGTCAAGAGGTCACCAGCCTGGGCGTGCAAGTGCATGGCGGCATGGGTTTTATCGAGGAGACGGGTGCCGCCCAGCATTACCGCGATTCCAAAATTCTGACGATCTACGAAGGCACCACCGCCATCCAGGCCAATGACCTGGTCGGTCGCAAGACCGCACGCGATGGCGGCCAGGCTGCACGCGGCATCGCCAGCCAGATTGAGCTGACCGAACAGGCCTTGAAGGCCAGTGGTTCAGACGCCGCCCAGGCATTTGCACAGCGCTTGCAGGCTGCGCGCGAGGACTTTCTGGCCGTGGTCGCCTTTGTGGCGGCCAGCAGCAAGACTGCGCCGAATGAGGTGTTTGCAGGCAGCGTGCCGTATTTGATGCTGGCCGGTAATTTGGTGGCGGGCTGGCAAATGGGCCGGGCCTTGCTGGCGGCCGAGCAGTTGCTGGCCCAAGGCGCGGGCGACCGGGCGTTCCTCGAAGCCAAGGTGACAACCGCGCATTTCTATGCCACGCATATTTTGGTAAAAACCTCGGCATTGCGCGAAGAAATCCTGCATGGCGCCAGCACCGTGATGGCCTTGCCCCAAGACAGCTTTTAA
- a CDS encoding NAD(P)H-dependent flavin oxidoreductase has translation MSKLPGALQHVPFPVIGSPLFIVSNPQLLIAQCKAGIVGSMPALNARPAEQLDDWLAEITETLAAHNRAHPDQPAAPFAINQIVHRTNERLEHDMALCEKYKVPILITSLGAREDVFQAAHAWGGVVMHDIINNNFAHKAIDKGADGLIAVAAGAGGHAGIKSPFALVQEIREWFDGPLALSGSIAHGRAVLAAQAMGADFAYIGSAFIATDEARAVEEYKQMIVSSNSDDIVYSNLFTGVHGNYLSPSIRAAGMDPDNLPVSDPSSMSFGKDRKAWKDIWGSGQGIGAVKAVLPAAELVARLKREYFEALDALQASGPSRDTVAAQAA, from the coding sequence ATGTCCAAGCTTCCCGGTGCGTTGCAGCACGTGCCTTTTCCGGTCATCGGCTCGCCGCTGTTCATCGTCAGCAACCCCCAGTTGCTGATTGCGCAGTGCAAGGCCGGCATCGTTGGCTCCATGCCCGCGCTCAATGCCCGGCCTGCCGAGCAGCTCGATGACTGGCTGGCCGAAATCACCGAAACCCTGGCCGCGCACAACCGCGCCCACCCTGACCAGCCCGCCGCCCCGTTTGCGATCAACCAGATCGTGCACCGGACCAATGAGCGCCTGGAGCACGACATGGCGCTGTGCGAAAAGTACAAGGTGCCCATCCTGATCACCTCGCTGGGTGCGCGCGAGGACGTGTTCCAGGCTGCGCATGCCTGGGGCGGCGTGGTGATGCACGACATCATCAACAACAACTTTGCGCACAAGGCCATCGACAAGGGCGCCGATGGCCTGATTGCCGTGGCCGCGGGCGCCGGAGGCCATGCCGGCATCAAGAGCCCGTTTGCGCTGGTGCAGGAAATCCGCGAATGGTTTGACGGCCCGCTGGCCTTGTCCGGCAGCATTGCGCACGGCCGCGCGGTGCTGGCTGCGCAGGCGATGGGCGCCGACTTTGCCTACATCGGCTCGGCCTTTATCGCCACCGACGAGGCGCGTGCGGTGGAGGAGTACAAGCAGATGATCGTCAGCTCGAACTCGGACGACATCGTCTACAGCAACCTGTTCACCGGCGTGCATGGCAACTACCTGAGCCCCTCGATCCGCGCAGCTGGCATGGACCCGGATAACCTGCCGGTATCGGACCCCAGCTCGATGAGCTTTGGCAAGGACCGCAAGGCCTGGAAAGACATCTGGGGCAGTGGCCAGGGTATTGGCGCCGTCAAAGCGGTGCTGCCCGCCGCCGAGCTGGTGGCACGCCTCAAGCGCGAGTACTTTGAAGCCCTCGATGCGTTGCAGGCGAGTGGCCCGAGCCGCGATACGGTGGCGGCGCAGGCAGCGTAA
- a CDS encoding DUF1439 domain-containing protein: MDKLFFADGPAQPLQRRRCLAWAAAALACGAGAASVARAADASLPAGARSISITQAQLQQAVAAKLPLARSWQGMVVIQLQKPKVQLLAQSNSLRAAFDIWITEKLMGSEYPGQMTLDFGLTFQDADASIRLHNVRVEQLQMQGVPSAYQGMFQTYAPRLAEQVLQGLLVYELPASQRMLLQGLGYTVERMEVQEQGLRIVLAPKTAAAAPAR, from the coding sequence ATGGACAAGCTGTTTTTTGCCGATGGACCCGCCCAGCCACTGCAGCGCCGCCGCTGCCTGGCGTGGGCAGCCGCTGCGCTGGCCTGTGGCGCTGGTGCTGCCAGCGTGGCCCGGGCGGCCGATGCCAGTTTGCCCGCCGGTGCGCGCAGCATCAGCATTACCCAGGCGCAGCTGCAACAGGCCGTGGCTGCCAAGCTTCCGCTGGCCCGCTCCTGGCAGGGCATGGTTGTCATCCAGCTGCAAAAGCCCAAGGTGCAACTGCTGGCGCAAAGCAACAGCCTGCGCGCAGCCTTTGATATCTGGATCACCGAAAAGCTGATGGGCAGCGAGTACCCGGGCCAGATGACCCTGGACTTTGGCCTCACTTTCCAGGATGCCGATGCCAGCATCCGGCTGCACAATGTGCGGGTGGAGCAGCTGCAGATGCAGGGCGTGCCCAGCGCCTACCAAGGCATGTTCCAAACCTATGCGCCGCGCCTGGCCGAGCAGGTATTGCAGGGCTTGCTGGTGTATGAGCTGCCCGCCAGCCAGCGCATGCTGCTGCAAGGCCTGGGCTACACGGTGGAGCGCATGGAGGTGCAGGAGCAAGGCCTGCGCATTGTGCTGGCGCCCAA